In Streptomyces hawaiiensis, one genomic interval encodes:
- the pgsA gene encoding phosphatidylinositol phosphate synthase: protein MGQPVASRGQTATPTLGKAMLNKYARAFFTRVLTPFAAFLIRRGVSPDTVTLIGTAGVVAGALVFYPMGEFFWGTVVITLFVFSDLVDGNMARQLGRSSRWGAFLDSTLDRVADGAIFGGFILWYAGGGDDLVLCAVSIFCLASGQVVSYTKARGESIGLPVAVNGLVERAERLVISLVAAGLAGLHTFGVPGIQYLLPVALWIVAVGSLVTLIQRVVTVRRESAEAEEAAAAQDDAATQDNEGKQQNASHGSEAAT from the coding sequence ATGGGCCAGCCGGTGGCCAGCAGGGGCCAGACGGCGACACCGACCCTCGGGAAGGCCATGCTGAACAAGTACGCGCGTGCATTCTTCACGCGTGTCCTCACACCGTTCGCCGCGTTTCTGATCCGCCGGGGCGTCAGCCCCGACACCGTCACGCTCATCGGTACCGCCGGTGTGGTCGCGGGCGCGCTGGTCTTCTACCCCATGGGCGAGTTCTTCTGGGGCACGGTCGTGATCACGCTGTTCGTGTTCTCCGACCTCGTCGACGGCAACATGGCCCGTCAGCTCGGCCGCTCCAGCCGCTGGGGCGCCTTCCTGGACTCCACGCTCGACCGGGTCGCCGACGGCGCGATCTTCGGCGGCTTCATCCTCTGGTACGCCGGCGGGGGCGACGACCTCGTCCTGTGCGCCGTCTCGATCTTCTGCCTGGCCAGCGGCCAGGTGGTCTCGTACACCAAGGCCCGGGGCGAGTCGATCGGCCTGCCGGTCGCGGTCAACGGGCTCGTCGAGCGGGCCGAGCGCCTGGTGATCTCCCTGGTCGCGGCCGGGCTCGCGGGCCTGCACACGTTCGGGGTGCCGGGCATCCAGTACCTGCTGCCCGTCGCCCTGTGGATCGTCGCCGTGGGCAGCCTCGTCACGCTGATCCAGCGGGTCGTCACGGTCCGCCGGGAGTCCGCCGAGGCCGAGGAGGCGGCGGCCGCCCAGGACGACGCGGCCACGCAGGACAATGAGGGCAAGCAGCAGAACGCCTCCCACGGGAGCGAGGCGGCCACGTGA
- a CDS encoding elongation factor G-like protein EF-G2: MGDKAQTHPGAAGRARAADHPQSVRNVVLVGHSGSGKTTLVEALALTAGAVNRAGRVEDGGTVSDYDDIEHRQQRSVQLSLAPVEWDGIKVNLLDTPGYADFVGELRAGLRAADAALFVVSASDGVDGSTRMVWEECAAVGMPRAIVVTHLESARSDFEEMTRTCAEAFGADDPDAVLPLYLPLHGPQAPDGHAPVTGLIGLLSQKLFDYSTGERKESEPGEDQLPMIEEARNRLIEGIISESEDETLMDRYLAGEPVDVKTLIEDLERAVARGVFFPVLAAAPAGEGARQGIGTVELLELITRGFPTPLEHETVRVTTTDGKPRALKPCDPGAPLVAEVVKTSSDPYVGRLSLIRVFSGTLRADQTVHVSGHGLADRGHEDHDVDERIGALSTPFGKQQRPVSHVIAGDLACVAKLNRAETGDTLSAKDDPLLMEPWQMPDPLLPLAIQAHSKPDEDKLSQGLARLVAEDPTMRLEQNQDTHQVVLWCLGEAHADVALERLRSRYGVQVDVVPHRVSLRETFATKSAGRGRHVKQSGGHGQFAICEIEVEPLPGGSGIEFVDKVVGGAVPRQFIPSVEKGIRAQAARGVVAGYPLIDVRVTLLDGKAHSVDSSDAAFQTAGALALREAAADAKIHLLEPVAEVSVLVGDDFVGAVMSDLSGRRGRVLGTEQTPGGRTLIRAEVPEIEIGRYAIDLRSMAHGTAGFSRRYARHEPMPQQVADRVREEERKAS; encoded by the coding sequence ATGGGCGACAAGGCACAGACACACCCTGGGGCCGCCGGCAGGGCACGAGCGGCCGACCACCCTCAGTCCGTACGGAATGTGGTGCTGGTCGGCCACTCCGGATCGGGCAAGACCACGTTGGTGGAAGCCCTCGCACTCACGGCGGGGGCGGTGAACCGGGCGGGCCGCGTGGAGGACGGCGGCACCGTCTCCGACTACGACGACATCGAGCACCGGCAGCAGCGCTCGGTACAGCTCTCCCTGGCACCCGTCGAGTGGGACGGCATCAAGGTCAACCTGCTCGACACCCCCGGATACGCCGACTTCGTCGGTGAACTCAGGGCCGGTCTGCGCGCGGCGGACGCGGCCCTCTTCGTCGTCTCGGCCTCGGACGGTGTGGACGGCTCGACCCGCATGGTGTGGGAGGAGTGCGCGGCCGTGGGCATGCCCCGGGCCATCGTCGTCACGCACCTGGAGTCGGCGCGTTCCGACTTCGAGGAGATGACCCGGACCTGCGCGGAGGCCTTCGGCGCGGACGATCCCGACGCGGTCCTGCCGCTCTACCTGCCGCTGCACGGCCCCCAGGCGCCCGACGGGCACGCGCCCGTGACCGGGCTGATCGGGCTGCTGTCGCAGAAGCTGTTCGACTACTCGACCGGCGAGCGCAAGGAGTCCGAGCCGGGCGAGGACCAGCTGCCGATGATCGAGGAGGCCCGTAACCGGCTGATCGAGGGGATCATCTCGGAGAGCGAGGACGAGACCCTCATGGACCGCTACCTCGCCGGGGAGCCGGTCGACGTCAAGACACTCATCGAGGACCTGGAGCGGGCCGTCGCGCGCGGGGTCTTCTTCCCCGTCCTGGCCGCCGCCCCCGCGGGTGAGGGCGCCCGGCAGGGGATCGGCACCGTGGAACTGCTGGAACTGATCACGCGGGGCTTCCCGACGCCCCTGGAGCACGAGACGGTGCGGGTCACGACCACCGACGGCAAGCCGCGCGCGCTCAAGCCGTGCGACCCGGGCGCCCCGCTGGTCGCGGAGGTCGTGAAGACCTCCTCGGACCCGTACGTGGGCCGCCTGTCGCTGATCCGCGTCTTCTCCGGCACCCTGCGCGCCGACCAGACGGTCCACGTCTCCGGGCACGGGCTGGCCGACCGCGGGCACGAGGACCACGACGTCGACGAGCGGATCGGCGCCCTGTCCACGCCGTTCGGCAAGCAGCAGCGCCCGGTGTCGCACGTCATCGCGGGCGACCTGGCCTGCGTGGCGAAGCTGAACCGCGCCGAGACCGGGGACACCCTGTCCGCCAAGGACGACCCGCTGCTCATGGAGCCGTGGCAGATGCCCGACCCGCTGCTGCCGCTGGCCATCCAGGCGCACAGCAAACCGGACGAGGACAAGCTGTCCCAGGGCCTGGCCCGGCTGGTGGCCGAGGACCCGACGATGCGGCTGGAGCAGAACCAGGACACCCACCAGGTGGTCCTGTGGTGTCTGGGCGAGGCCCACGCCGATGTCGCCCTGGAGCGGCTGCGCAGCCGGTACGGCGTCCAGGTCGACGTCGTCCCCCACCGGGTGTCCCTGCGCGAGACGTTCGCGACCAAGTCGGCCGGCCGGGGCAGGCACGTCAAGCAGTCCGGCGGGCACGGGCAGTTCGCGATCTGCGAGATCGAGGTCGAGCCGCTGCCCGGTGGCTCCGGCATCGAGTTCGTCGACAAGGTCGTGGGCGGCGCGGTGCCCCGGCAGTTCATCCCGTCGGTGGAGAAGGGCATACGGGCCCAGGCGGCCCGGGGAGTGGTGGCCGGGTATCCGCTCATCGACGTACGGGTGACCCTCCTGGACGGCAAGGCGCACTCGGTGGACTCCTCCGACGCCGCCTTCCAGACGGCCGGGGCGCTCGCCCTGCGGGAGGCCGCGGCCGACGCGAAGATCCATCTGCTGGAGCCCGTGGCCGAGGTGTCGGTGCTGGTCGGCGACGACTTCGTGGGCGCCGTGATGAGCGACCTGTCGGGGCGGCGCGGCCGGGTGCTCGGCACCGAGCAGACACCCGGCGGGCGCACCCTGATCCGGGCCGAGGTGCCCGAGATCGAGATCGGCCGGTACGCGATCGACCTGCGGTCCATGGCGCACGGCACGGCGGGGTTCAGCCGCCGGTACGCGCGGCACGAACCGATGCCGCAGCAGGTCGCGGACCGGGTGCGTGAAGAGGAGCGCAAGGCCTCGTAG